The following are from one region of the Bradyrhizobium sediminis genome:
- a CDS encoding DnaA ATPase domain-containing protein, whose amino-acid sequence MTARVQPRQLAFALPHAESLTRDNFLEGPANEAALALVDSWPEWPNRIMLLVGPEGSGKSHLAAIWAEQAGARSISAHALTAAAVPGALATGALVVEDLRSSDVDERALFHLMNLAREDEAFVLITAREPPSAFAVELRDLRSRLRAVPAVSLMPPDDQLFRALIVKFCADRQLSVDETVVGYLATRIERSYAAVRQAVEMLDTEALRLGRPVTRALAAELLRNA is encoded by the coding sequence GTGACGGCCCGCGTTCAACCTCGTCAGCTTGCATTCGCGCTGCCGCACGCAGAGAGCCTGACCCGCGACAATTTTCTCGAAGGCCCCGCCAACGAGGCGGCCCTGGCGCTGGTCGACAGCTGGCCGGAATGGCCAAACCGGATCATGCTGCTGGTCGGCCCGGAAGGCTCCGGCAAGAGCCATCTCGCCGCAATCTGGGCCGAGCAAGCCGGCGCCCGCTCGATCTCGGCGCATGCCCTGACCGCTGCCGCCGTGCCCGGCGCACTGGCGACGGGGGCGCTGGTGGTCGAAGATCTCAGATCGTCTGATGTCGATGAACGGGCGTTGTTCCATCTGATGAATCTGGCGCGCGAGGACGAGGCGTTCGTCCTGATCACCGCGCGCGAGCCGCCATCGGCGTTTGCGGTCGAATTGCGCGACCTACGGTCGCGCCTGCGCGCGGTACCGGCGGTATCGCTGATGCCGCCCGACGATCAGCTGTTTCGCGCCCTGATCGTCAAATTTTGCGCCGACCGGCAGCTCAGCGTCGATGAGACCGTGGTCGGCTATCTCGCCACCCGGATCGAGCGTTCCTATGCGGCCGTACGCCAGGCTGTCGAAATGCTGGACACCGAAGCCCTGCGGCTGGGCCGTCCGGTGACCCGGGCGCTGGCTGCCGAATTGCTGCGCAACGCCTGA
- a CDS encoding CDP-alcohol phosphatidyltransferase family protein codes for MSIPNIITLGRILLVPVIVWAIASNQMEIAFAIFIIAGVSDAIDGFLAKRFNMASELGALLDPLADKALLVSIYVALGIWGAVPRWLVILVVSRDIMIVAAVIVSWLFGKPIPMKPLMVSKLNTVAQVAFAALVLAALGFGFNPTPYDLILMGFVTVFTLVSVSLYLVEWVRHMSTIDVT; via the coding sequence GCTGGGCCGCATCCTGCTGGTGCCGGTCATCGTGTGGGCGATCGCCTCCAACCAGATGGAAATCGCCTTTGCGATCTTCATCATCGCCGGCGTCAGCGACGCGATCGATGGCTTCCTCGCCAAGCGCTTCAATATGGCGAGCGAACTGGGCGCCCTGCTCGACCCGCTCGCAGACAAGGCCCTCCTGGTCTCGATCTACGTCGCGCTCGGAATCTGGGGCGCGGTGCCGCGCTGGCTGGTCATCCTCGTGGTCTCGCGCGACATCATGATCGTCGCTGCCGTGATTGTGTCATGGTTGTTCGGCAAGCCGATCCCGATGAAGCCATTGATGGTATCGAAGCTCAATACGGTGGCGCAGGTGGCATTCGCGGCACTGGTGCTCGCGGCACTGGGCTTCGGCTTCAATCCGACGCCCTATGATCTGATCCTGATGGGTTTCGTCACGGTGTTTACGCTGGTTTCCGTATCCCTCTATCTGGTGGAGTGGGTGCGGCATATGAGCACGATCGACGTAACATAG